One segment of Marinobacter alexandrii DNA contains the following:
- a CDS encoding substrate import-associated zinc metallohydrolase lipoprotein, with translation MKQRTLKKAIQIAGLSFLMVISMISCYPEEALNEPVKDTDDGIKTELDQYIETNFTEEYGMAIRYRFVDNYVDVGERVSPPQLEMVRPMLDFIDEFWIDPYMDIPGGEAFFRDHVPSEIILLGGLIYNTDGTVVLGTADAGARITLTNVNAVDPEDDDWRTLQLQTVYHEFAHTVHQLYKLPNAFETISPRGYTGPGSWFVLTDEEALQRGFVSPYATSSPNEDFAETVAFFLFDRDFDANFMTQDDTCATSDCASANEGKLMVTEKLAAIDDHYQQVTGISLVELREAIQNRLP, from the coding sequence ATGAAGCAGAGAACTTTGAAAAAAGCAATTCAAATAGCTGGTTTAAGTTTTTTGATGGTTATATCCATGATCAGCTGCTATCCTGAGGAAGCCTTGAACGAGCCGGTAAAGGACACAGATGATGGTATTAAAACCGAATTAGATCAATACATCGAAACTAATTTCACGGAAGAGTATGGAATGGCTATTCGGTATCGATTTGTAGATAATTATGTAGATGTAGGAGAGCGTGTAAGTCCACCTCAATTGGAGATGGTAAGACCTATGCTAGACTTCATAGATGAGTTTTGGATTGATCCATATATGGATATACCAGGAGGTGAGGCTTTCTTTAGAGATCATGTGCCTTCTGAAATTATTCTTTTAGGAGGTTTGATTTACAATACGGATGGAACAGTGGTTTTAGGAACTGCTGATGCAGGCGCTCGTATCACGCTCACAAATGTCAACGCTGTTGATCCAGAGGACGATGATTGGAGAACGCTACAATTGCAAACAGTGTATCACGAATTTGCGCATACGGTTCATCAATTGTACAAACTTCCAAATGCTTTTGAAACAATCTCTCCAAGGGGATACACAGGGCCAGGGTCTTGGTTTGTGTTAACAGATGAGGAAGCCTTGCAGCGCGGATTTGTTTCTCCTTATGCGACAAGTTCACCAAATGAGGATTTTGCTGAGACTGTAGCTTTTTTTCTTTTTGACCGTGATTTTGATGCAAATTTCATGACTCAAGATGATACCTGTGCTACAAGTGATTGTGCATCTGCAAACGAAGGAAAACTAATGGTAACAGAAAAACTGGCAGCTATTGATGATCATTATCAACAAGTTACAGGTATCAGTCTAGTGGAATTACGAGAGGCAATACAAAATAGGTTGCCATGA
- a CDS encoding DUF4302 domain-containing protein: MSKVLVILFFVCLILGCNNFDDENLPSFDDRTRVAIDDLRQELVSVSNGWRLDYSPSSETGTFVVFLNFMEDGTVRIQSDISAQNGELQDQIVSYRIDSSQGLELIFETYSIFHFLFELQRATFGGEFEFVFSQKSEDNLIFRSKTDNIFGEVTIATLTPAGANEDNLISTAIENSLRQGIFQTENLAGISSFSTFNIYMPADDITISTTFDINGRRMKFHGAASGRTMTDIISRNENVNIDRLIGYRYENETIILDSEVSVSVGGTSYSISQIPVGGSSALSEEFCAGQTYDLVRYTSSSTPNLGDIEITSSLFQTQSNFRSGTDVFFSIDFPLFVYNESDEILTEQIQSIFPDVAALQWYYGFELAEDSLLNAVGFVTLDETNNAKFYLRGFDYTQNGNHISLTFNGENFITDDEVTEQQIAGLEALTDEIFAGGEVFILEALPIEGLFEYYNPCNRYKGFVN; the protein is encoded by the coding sequence ATGAGCAAAGTTTTAGTAATACTTTTTTTTGTTTGTCTCATATTAGGATGTAATAATTTTGATGATGAAAATTTGCCTTCATTTGATGACAGAACAAGGGTTGCAATAGATGACCTTAGACAAGAATTGGTCAGCGTATCAAATGGGTGGAGGCTGGATTATTCACCTAGCAGTGAAACAGGGACGTTCGTTGTTTTTTTAAACTTCATGGAGGATGGAACTGTGCGAATACAATCAGATATTTCGGCCCAAAATGGAGAGCTTCAAGATCAAATTGTTTCATATCGCATCGATAGTTCGCAAGGTTTAGAACTCATCTTTGAAACCTATTCTATTTTTCATTTTTTGTTTGAACTTCAGCGGGCAACTTTTGGTGGAGAATTTGAGTTTGTTTTCAGTCAAAAATCAGAAGACAATCTTATTTTTCGTAGTAAAACTGATAACATTTTTGGAGAGGTTACTATCGCGACATTAACTCCTGCGGGAGCAAATGAGGATAATCTGATTTCGACAGCAATAGAAAACTCTTTGAGACAAGGTATTTTCCAAACAGAAAACCTAGCTGGCATCAGTTCCTTTTCAACTTTCAATATTTATATGCCAGCAGATGATATAACGATCTCTACTACTTTCGATATTAATGGAAGGAGAATGAAATTTCATGGAGCTGCTTCCGGGCGGACAATGACTGACATCATCTCAAGAAATGAGAATGTGAATATTGATAGACTTATTGGTTATCGTTATGAAAATGAAACCATAATTCTAGATAGTGAAGTCAGCGTTTCAGTCGGGGGGACCTCTTATTCTATTTCTCAGATACCAGTCGGTGGTTCTTCAGCATTGTCAGAAGAGTTTTGTGCAGGTCAAACATATGATTTAGTAAGATATACGAGCTCAAGTACTCCAAATTTAGGAGACATAGAAATCACAAGTTCACTTTTTCAGACGCAAAGTAATTTTCGTTCAGGTACTGATGTGTTCTTTAGTATCGATTTTCCTTTGTTCGTTTATAACGAGTCTGATGAAATACTCACTGAACAAATTCAGTCGATCTTTCCAGATGTAGCTGCGCTACAATGGTATTACGGGTTTGAACTTGCTGAAGATAGTTTACTCAACGCCGTTGGCTTTGTGACTTTAGACGAAACAAATAATGCAAAATTTTATTTGAGAGGATTTGATTATACTCAAAATGGCAATCATATTAGCCTAACTTTCAATGGAGAAAACTTCATAACTGATGATGAAGTGACCGAGCAACAAATAGCAGGTCTAGAAGCATTGACCGATGAGATTTTTGCAGGAGGAGAGGTGTTTATACTAGAGGCCTTACCTATAGAAGGATTATTTGAATACTATAATCCTTGCAACAGGTATAAGGGATTTGTCAATTGA